In a genomic window of Leishmania donovani BPK282A1 complete genome, chromosome 32:
- a CDS encoding chaperone protein DNAj, putative, which translates to MTILHSRRAAVRCACMLVLVLLCVALSSRAFFDFGGGRRADAPSAEVHHAQEVDYYKVLQLEDKREEATEKDIRQQFRRLSRLYHPDVAKTEEDKVKYSQVNRAYEVLSDKRKRKVYDMRGERGLEQLEHIDRSKDTPGGGMNPLARLFGMRVDDGLRGPDMELEAKVDLAKLFTGGQETLQVNKQKVCHACKGSGADTKAAIVQCRQCGGEGVLRQRIQFAPGMIQELHQKCPSCGGAGRRPERLCSVCRGNKVLLGSSTVTLELEPGMEEGHVLKFEMEAEESPDRLPGDLLVHVHTLPHPVFSRRRNQLDLDTSLTLTLQEALVGFDRNITHLDGVEQVRVQRLDTVSPYGTVLRLPGKGMPKMNVASERGDLYVRLQYDMPAQLTEEQRKLVEMLL; encoded by the coding sequence ATGACGATCCTGCACTcgcgtcgcgctgccgtgcggtGCGCATGCATGCTTGTGCTTGTGCTTCTATGCGTAGCGCTGAGCTCGCGCGCATTTTTCGACTTTGGCGGCGGTCGTCGTGCCGACGCGCCGTCCGCAGAGGTGCACCATGCCCAGGAGGTGGACTACTacaaggtgctgcagctggaggaTAAGCGCGAGGAAGCGACAGAGAAGGACATCCGTCAGCAAttccgccgcctctctcgcctttaCCACCCCGACGTGgcgaagacggaggaggacaaggtCAAGTACAGTCAAGTTAACCGTGCGTACGAGGTGCTGTCCGACAAGCGGAAACGCAAGGTGTACGACATGCGCGGGGAGCGGGGCTTGGAGCAGCTCGAACACATAGACCGCTCCAAGGACACCCCTGGCGGTGGTATGAACCCCCTCGCCCGGCTCTTCGGCATGCGGGTGGACGATGGCCTGCGAGGGCCCGACATGGAGCTGGAAGCGAAGGTGGACCTCGCCAAGTTGTTCACTGGCGGGCAGGAGACACTCCAGGTCAACAAGCAAAAGGTATGCCACGCCTGCAAAGGCAGTGGTGCAGATACTAAGGCGGCTATTGTGCAGTGCCGGCAGTGCGGGGGCGagggcgtgctgcgccagcgcatccAGTTTGCCCCTGGCATGATCCAAGAGTTGCACCAGAAGTGCCCCAGCTGTGGCGGAGCAGGTCGGCGGCCGGAGCGGCTGTGTTCTGTGTGCCGAGGCAACAAAGTCTtgctcggcagcagcacagttACACTGGAGCTGGAGCCTGGCATGGAGGAGGGCCACGTGCTGAAGTTCgagatggaggcggaggagtcGCCGGACCGGCTGCCGGGGGATCTTCTCGTACACGTGCACACCCTCCCGCACCCCGTCTTCTCACGCCGCCGCAACCAGCTAGACTTGGACACGTCGCTGACGCTGACTCTTCAGGAGGCCCTCGTAGGTTTTGACCGCAACATCACACACCTAGACGGAGTGGAGCAGGTTCgggtgcagcgcctcgacACCGTCTCACCCTATGGCACCGTGCTTCGGCTCCCGGGAAAGGGAATGCCAAAGATGAATGTCGCCTCCGAGCGGGGTGACCTCTACGTCAGGCTGCAGTACGACATGCCCGCGCAGCTTACAGAGGAGCAGAGGAAGCTGGTGGAAATGCTTCTGTGA
- a CDS encoding dihydrolipoamide dehydrogenase, putative, which produces MFRRNIAHLASYDVTVIGGGPGGYVAAIKAAQLGLKTACIEKRGALGGTCLNVGCIPSKALLHATHLYHDAHANFAQYGLRGGENVTMDVSAMQAQKAKGVKALTGGVEYLFKKNKVTYYKGEGSFVNPNTIKVKGLDGKDETLESKKTIVATGSEPTELPFLPFDEKVVMSSTGALDLDHVPKKMIVVGGGVIGLELGSVWARLGAEVTVVEFASRCAANTDADVSKALTDALVKHEKIKIMTNTKVVSGTNNGSSVTIEVEDKDGKHQTLEADALLCSVGRRPHTTGLNAEAINLQMERGFICINDHFETNVPNVYAIGDVVNKGPMLAHKAEEEGVACAEMLAGKPGHVNYNVIPGVIYTNPEVAQVGETEEQVKKRGIDYKVGKFPFSANSRAKAVGTEDGFVKVVTDKKTDRILGVQIVCTAAGEMIAEPTLAMEYGASSEDLGRTCHAHPTMSEAVKEACMACFAQTINF; this is translated from the coding sequence ATGTTCCGCAGGAACATAGCGCACCTGGCGTCCTACGACGTGACGGTGATCGGCGGTGGCCCTGGCGGGTACGTGGCAGCCATCAAGGCCGCCCAGCTCGGCCTCAAGACCGCCTGCATCGAGAAGCGCGGTGCTCTTGGCGGCACCTGCCTGAATGTCGGCTGCATCCCGTcaaaggcgctgctgcacgcgacGCACCTGTACCACGACGCCCACGCCAACTTTGCCCAGTATGGCCTGCGCGGCGGGGAGAACGTGACGATGGATGTGTCTGCGATGCAGGCgcagaaggcgaagggggTGAAGGCGCTGACGGGCGGCGTCGAGTACCTCTTCAAGAAGAACAAGGTCACGTACTACAAGGGCGAGGGCAGCTTCGTGAACCCCAACACGATCAAGGTGAAAGGTCTCGACGGCAAGGACGAGACGCTCGAGTCGAAGAAGACGATTGTGGCCACTGGGAGCGAGCCGACGGAGCTGCCGTTCCTGCCCTTCGACGAGAAGGTTGTGATGTCCTCCACCGGCGCCCTCGACCTTGACCACGTGCCCAAGAAGATGATCGtggttggcggcggcgtgatTGGGCTGGAGCTTGGTAGCGTGTGGGCCCGCCTCGGTGCTGAGGTGACCGTCGTGGAGTTTGCctctcgctgcgccgccaacACCGACGCCGACGTGTCCAAGGCGCTCACGGATGCGCTGGTGAAGCACGAAAAGATAAAAATTATGACCAACACAAAGGTCGTTAGCGGGACGAACAACGGTAGCAGCGTGACGATCGAGGTGGAGGACAAGGATGGAAAGCATCAGACGCTCGAGGCGGACGCGCTGCTATGCTCCGTGGGCCGCCGCCCGCACACGACTGGGCTGAACGCCGAGGCCATCAACCTCCAGATGGAGCGCGGCTTTATCTGCATCAACGACCACTTCGAGACGAACGTGCCAAACGTATACGCGATCGGCGATGTCGTGAACAAGGGCCCAATGCTAGCGCACAaggccgaggaggaaggcGTCGCGTGCGCGGAGATGCTGGCTGGCAAGCCCGGGCACGTGAACTACAACGTCATCCCCGGCGTCATCTACACCAACCCTGAGGTCGCGCAGGTGGGCGAGACGGAAGAGCaggtgaagaagaggggcATCGACTACAAGGTTGGCAAGTTCCCCTTCAGCGCCAACTCGCGCGCCAAGGCTGTCGGCACCGAGGATGGCTTCGTGAAGGTGGTGACGGACAAGAAGACGGACCGAATCCTTGGCGTTCAGATTGTGTGCACGGCTGCTGGCGAGATGATCGCGGAGCCGACGCTGGCGATGGAGTACGGCGCGAGCTCCGAGGACTTGGGCCGCACCTGCCACGCTCACCCAACAATGTCCGAggcggtgaaggaggcgTGCATGGCGTGTTTTGCGCAGACGATCAACTTCTAA
- a CDS encoding CYC2-like cyclin, putative, whose amino-acid sequence MFVERERQAVARFNEGNASNEPTNTSTLYAYYASPRYLQHQPEINEKMRMILVDWLIDVHLKFKLHAETMYLAVNLIDRYLSCANNKVDRATFVPRAQLQLVGVCAMLLAAKYEEIWPPEVKECVHISANTYTREEIIQMERAICTALSFRLTVPTPFPFASRAWTVLEGDDFLGIGTDEEQRRQYFAIVRHATSFFMEHALLDYKCLQFTPSQIAHASVFLALLMLRTKLELPKTPTFPVWTDALRYYTKSEVQEFRDCAEVILDYVNYVPTTKYQAVRRKYNSSRYMEISKMLMPNELPTL is encoded by the coding sequence ATGTTCGTGGAACGAGAGCggcaggcggtggcgcgcttCAACGAAGGAAACGCGAGCAATGAGCCAACGAACACGAGTACCCTGTACGCCTACTACGCGTCCCCGCGGTacctgcagcaccagcccGAAATCAACGAGAAAATGCGTATGATCCTCGTAGATTGGCTGATCGATGTGCACCTCAAGTTCAAGCTGCACGCAGAGACCATGTATCTTGCCGTCAACCTTATCGACCGCTATCTTTCCTGCGCCAACAACAAGGTAGACCGAGCCACGTTCGTaccacgcgcgcagctgcagcttgtcggcgtctgcgccatGCTTCTGGCGGCCAAGTACGAGGAGATCTGGCCACCAGAGGTGAAGGAGTGCGTGCACATCAGCGCCAACACATACACTCGCGAGGAGATTATCCAGATGGAGCGCGCCATCTGCACCGCGCTGTCGTTCCGGCTGACTGTTCCGACGCCCTTCCCGTTCGCCTCGCGCGCGTGGACGGTGCTGGAGGGAGACGACTTCCTCGGCATTGGCACGGACGAggagcagcgtcgccagTACTTCGCGATTGTGCGCCACGCCACAAGCTTCTTTATGGAGCATGCGCTACTGGACTACAAGTGTCTTCAGTTCACCCCGTCGCAGATTGCCCATGCGTCGGTGTTTCTGGCGTTGCTGATGCTGCGCACAAAGCTGGAGCTGCCCAAGACGCCCACCTTCCCTGTGTGGACGGATGCCCTGCGGTACTACACCAAGTCGGAGGTGCAAGAGTTCCGCGACTGCGCGGAGGTCATCCTAGATTATGTGAACTACGTTCCCACGACCAAGTATcaggcggtgcgccgcaAGTACAACAGCAGCCGCTACATGGAAATCTCCAAAATGCTGATGCCTAACGAGCTGCCGACACTGTGA